A window of the Dyadobacter pollutisoli genome harbors these coding sequences:
- a CDS encoding type II toxin-antitoxin system HigB family toxin, translating to MVVISYKMIRKFGKKHQDSLEALDSWYHIFRKGDWSNFHEVKRVFNSVDAVGNDLYVFNIRGNHIRIIARILFRIRTVYIKFIGTHSEYDKVKLDRL from the coding sequence ATGGTAGTAATTAGCTATAAGATGATTCGGAAGTTTGGCAAAAAACATCAGGACTCGCTAGAAGCACTCGATAGTTGGTATCACATTTTCAGAAAGGGCGATTGGTCTAATTTTCATGAAGTTAAGAGAGTTTTTAATTCCGTGGACGCAGTTGGTAACGATTTATACGTTTTTAACATTCGCGGAAATCATATCAGAATAATAGCACGAATCTTGTTCAGAATACGAACGGTTTACATAAAATTTATAGGAACCCATTCAGAATACGATAAAGTAAAATTAGATAGGCTTTAA
- a CDS encoding helix-turn-helix domain-containing protein, with protein sequence MENLEYKTESEYDKAMVEIDRLMRKGENNLSDFELGKIRTMALAAQAYELEHYYVEPPRTLEGMIELRMYEMKLKQKDLAKTLGVSGAKLSLILNGKQKPDIPFIKAVHTKLNVPADFILQHI encoded by the coding sequence ATGGAAAATCTGGAATATAAAACTGAATCGGAATACGATAAAGCAATGGTCGAAATAGATCGCTTGATGCGTAAGGGAGAAAACAATCTTTCAGATTTTGAATTGGGGAAAATCCGAACAATGGCCCTGGCCGCTCAGGCCTATGAACTGGAGCATTACTACGTTGAACCGCCAAGGACGTTGGAAGGAATGATCGAACTTCGAATGTATGAGATGAAGCTTAAACAAAAGGATCTTGCCAAAACACTGGGCGTGAGCGGTGCAAAGCTTTCGCTCATCCTGAATGGGAAGCAAAAACCTGATATTCCTTTTATCAAAGCCGTTCACACCAAACTAAATGTCCCCGCCGATTTTATTTTGCAGCATATTTAG
- a CDS encoding TetR family transcriptional regulator C-terminal domain-containing protein produces MATKIKDIPAAAQEITAEKITELFMHYCLENNKKPESVYLFCKQNGMAEKDFYKHFASIDSIEKSVFVSFHKLAVNLINQSGDLDLLGFRDKLLTYYYTYFEILTANRSYVVLALQQDKNRLSGLLKLKEFRTHFKTFITEISAGYFKVKSERIRKAQQDALEEGAWIQFMVTLKFWLDDESIGFEKTDLFIEKSIRATFDLIDTTPLESVIDFGKFLIKEKLK; encoded by the coding sequence ATGGCTACAAAAATAAAGGATATACCTGCCGCCGCCCAGGAAATTACGGCAGAGAAGATTACGGAGTTATTCATGCATTACTGTTTGGAAAACAACAAAAAACCGGAGTCGGTTTATTTGTTCTGCAAGCAGAATGGAATGGCTGAAAAGGATTTTTATAAACATTTTGCCTCCATCGATTCGATTGAGAAAAGTGTATTTGTCAGCTTTCATAAACTTGCGGTGAATTTGATCAACCAAAGTGGTGATCTGGATTTGCTAGGCTTCCGGGATAAGCTGCTGACTTACTATTACACTTATTTTGAAATTCTGACCGCCAACAGGAGCTATGTCGTGCTGGCATTGCAGCAGGACAAGAACAGGCTGAGCGGCTTATTGAAACTGAAAGAGTTCAGGACGCATTTTAAGACATTCATTACTGAAATCAGTGCGGGTTATTTCAAAGTCAAAAGCGAGCGGATACGTAAGGCGCAGCAGGATGCTTTGGAAGAAGGGGCGTGGATACAATTCATGGTTACGCTTAAATTCTGGCTGGATGATGAATCGATCGGGTTTGAAAAAACTGACCTTTTTATCGAAAAATCCATCAGGGCAACGTTTGACCTCATCGATACCACACCACTCGAAAGTGTGATCGATTTTGGTAAATTTCTCATTAAAGAAAAATTGAAGTAG
- a CDS encoding D-arabinono-1,4-lactone oxidase — protein MKKRTFIKLSSALMTAPLFSPLEGWAANADKLKNWAGNLEYSTERLDNAKSVKQVQEIVKKYDKLKVLGTRHCFNNIADTKDQFISLVGAEEQIVIDEKNKTVTVNSGLKYGQLSPYLHKKGFALHNLASLPHISIAGACATATHGSGEKKGNLSTAVSAMELVTANGDVVQLSRKKDGDQFNGAVVNLGALGVVTKVTLDIQPTFFMAQHVYENVPLDQLSDNFDKIEGSGYSVSLFTNWATNDITEVWVKYKTNSEKPLKALPDKEFFGGKLATKNLHPIPELSAENCTPQMGVPGPWYDRMPHFKMGFTPSSGKELQSEYFVPRINAVDAILAISKLGSQVGPHLFTSEIRTIAADDFWMSPCYKQDSVAIHFTWKQDWPAVSKLLPMIEKELAPYNVRPHWGKLFTISPDVLEKRYPRFADFRELAMKYDPKGKFRNDFLNLNIFKA, from the coding sequence ACCGCTGGAAGGCTGGGCCGCCAATGCCGATAAACTAAAAAACTGGGCAGGTAACCTCGAATACAGTACCGAGCGTCTGGATAATGCAAAGTCCGTGAAGCAGGTGCAGGAAATTGTGAAGAAATACGACAAGCTGAAAGTGCTTGGAACACGGCATTGCTTCAACAACATTGCCGATACCAAAGATCAGTTCATTTCCCTGGTCGGTGCCGAGGAACAGATTGTAATTGATGAAAAAAACAAAACGGTAACGGTTAATTCAGGCCTGAAATATGGTCAGCTAAGCCCTTACCTTCATAAAAAGGGTTTTGCATTGCATAATCTGGCCTCGCTGCCACACATATCTATCGCTGGTGCGTGCGCTACAGCCACACACGGGTCGGGCGAGAAGAAAGGTAACCTTTCTACGGCTGTTTCGGCGATGGAATTGGTGACTGCGAATGGCGATGTGGTACAACTGAGCCGGAAAAAAGATGGTGACCAATTTAATGGGGCGGTAGTGAACCTGGGTGCATTGGGCGTGGTGACGAAAGTTACGCTCGACATTCAGCCCACATTCTTTATGGCGCAGCATGTATATGAAAATGTACCTTTGGATCAATTAAGCGACAATTTTGATAAAATCGAAGGCAGTGGTTATAGCGTAAGTTTGTTTACAAACTGGGCTACCAATGACATTACGGAGGTTTGGGTAAAGTATAAAACAAATAGTGAAAAGCCACTCAAAGCTTTGCCGGACAAAGAATTTTTCGGCGGAAAACTAGCAACCAAAAATCTGCATCCGATACCTGAGCTTTCCGCCGAAAATTGTACGCCACAAATGGGCGTGCCGGGGCCATGGTATGATCGTATGCCGCATTTCAAAATGGGTTTTACGCCAAGTAGTGGTAAGGAGCTGCAATCTGAATATTTTGTGCCCAGAATTAACGCGGTCGATGCTATTTTGGCGATTTCAAAGCTGGGTAGCCAGGTTGGTCCTCATCTTTTTACATCTGAGATACGGACTATTGCGGCGGATGATTTCTGGATGAGTCCCTGTTACAAGCAGGATTCGGTGGCGATCCACTTCACCTGGAAGCAGGATTGGCCGGCTGTTAGTAAGCTATTGCCGATGATCGAAAAGGAGCTCGCGCCTTATAATGTACGCCCCCACTGGGGCAAACTTTTTACGATTTCTCCTGATGTGTTGGAAAAGAGATATCCACGTTTTGCAGACTTTCGGGAGCTGGCGATGAAATATGATCCTAAGGGGAAATTTCGTAACGATTTCCTGAACCTCAATATTTTTAAAGCCTAA
- a CDS encoding ABC1 kinase family protein — METIDSIPTSKIQRATRLISTGVKIGGNYLKYYGEKITNPESARDNLNTNNAEDIYDGLKNLKGSALKLAQMLSMEKNFLPQAYVEKFSLSQFSVPPLSAPLVVKTFRKYFGKSPLDLFDTFDPNAINAASIGQVHKATANGKNLAVKIQYPGVAESISSDLALVKPIAMKMFNIQAKDSDKYFKEVETKLTEETNYILEIAQSSEIAEACAHIPNLRFPKYYPEFSCERVITMDWMTGKHLSEFVKTNPDQYMSNKIGQALWDFYMFQVHQLRKVHADPHPGNFLVDDQDNLIAIDFGCIKEIPEAFYTPYFELAESENLNNPAIFHSRLVELEILTDKDTREETVYFSNLFREILSLLTQPFQSETFDFSDEQFFAKLAALGEKYANDKELRKMNMNRGSKHFIYINRTFFGLFSLLHDLKATVDTKQFVA; from the coding sequence ATGGAGACCATAGACAGCATACCTACTTCCAAAATACAGCGTGCCACCAGATTGATCTCGACCGGAGTTAAAATCGGGGGTAATTATTTGAAGTATTACGGTGAGAAAATTACTAATCCCGAGTCAGCGAGGGATAATCTGAATACTAATAACGCTGAGGACATTTACGATGGACTCAAAAACCTGAAAGGCAGTGCATTAAAATTGGCGCAAATGCTGAGTATGGAAAAGAATTTCCTTCCGCAGGCTTACGTCGAGAAATTTTCGTTGTCACAATTTTCAGTACCTCCATTGTCGGCGCCGCTGGTAGTGAAGACTTTCAGGAAGTATTTCGGTAAATCGCCGCTCGACCTTTTTGATACCTTCGATCCGAATGCAATCAATGCCGCGAGTATCGGGCAAGTGCATAAAGCGACTGCTAATGGAAAAAATCTTGCAGTGAAAATCCAGTACCCGGGTGTTGCAGAGAGTATTTCGTCTGATCTTGCGTTGGTGAAGCCGATCGCGATGAAGATGTTCAACATTCAGGCGAAGGATTCTGACAAGTATTTCAAGGAAGTTGAGACAAAACTGACGGAGGAAACAAATTACATTCTGGAAATTGCCCAGAGCAGTGAAATTGCCGAGGCTTGTGCGCACATTCCGAATTTGCGATTCCCGAAGTACTACCCGGAATTTTCCTGCGAGCGAGTGATTACGATGGACTGGATGACGGGCAAGCATTTGTCGGAGTTTGTCAAGACAAATCCGGACCAGTACATGTCAAACAAAATAGGGCAGGCATTGTGGGATTTTTATATGTTCCAGGTTCATCAGTTGCGCAAAGTACACGCGGATCCGCATCCGGGGAATTTCTTGGTGGATGATCAGGACAATCTGATCGCGATTGATTTCGGCTGCATCAAAGAGATTCCCGAAGCGTTTTATACACCGTACTTCGAGCTGGCAGAATCGGAGAACCTGAACAATCCGGCGATATTTCATTCAAGATTAGTGGAACTTGAAATACTGACGGATAAAGATACCCGTGAAGAAACTGTTTATTTTTCAAACCTTTTCCGGGAAATACTCAGTCTGCTGACCCAGCCATTCCAGTCAGAAACATTTGATTTCTCCGATGAACAGTTCTTTGCGAAACTGGCTGCATTGGGGGAAAAGTATGCAAATGATAAAGAGCTGCGCAAAATGAATATGAACCGCGGGTCAAAGCATTTCATTTATATCAACAGAACATTCTTCGGACTTTTCAGCTTGCTGCATGATTTGAAAGCAACTGTGGATACGAAGCAATTTGTGGCATAG
- a CDS encoding VOC family protein, giving the protein MTKKILGLRTNIYKVTDISEAKEWYAAAFGTRPYFDEPFYVGFNIAGFELGLQPDDTPATEKTDNVVTYWGVGDIQSEYDAFIAAGATEHEAPTNVGGEIIVASVKDPWGNVIGLIYNPEFEIE; this is encoded by the coding sequence ATGACAAAGAAAATACTGGGATTAAGGACCAACATTTATAAAGTTACCGACATCAGCGAAGCCAAGGAATGGTACGCAGCAGCTTTCGGAACCAGACCTTACTTCGACGAACCGTTCTATGTCGGCTTCAACATTGCAGGTTTTGAACTTGGGTTACAGCCAGACGACACCCCCGCCACTGAAAAAACGGACAATGTTGTGACCTATTGGGGAGTGGGAGACATTCAATCTGAGTATGACGCATTTATCGCAGCAGGTGCTACTGAGCACGAAGCTCCAACGAATGTCGGCGGAGAAATCATAGTAGCTTCCGTAAAAGATCCGTGGGGAAATGTGATTGGATTGATATACAATCCAGAATTTGAGATCGAATGA
- a CDS encoding AI-2E family transporter, protein MSESTETQFYQKFSLSLLGIGLIMLAIYLGQDIIVPLALAGLIAVLLRPVESWLMRIGVPKVVAISLAVMLAVVLVSGLAVLLSMQLSEFSDEWPKLKRNVNEFYRDARRWIRREYSVSYRQQAEYLKNAQTKTLENFQGAETLGVVTGPLGTLILIPIYAFLLLYYRTMLLHFMVVLFAEKHKEKVLETLGQIKAIIQSYMVGLLLETTTVAILNSVGLLILNVQYAVLLGIMAAILNLVPYIGGLVATALAVMVTFISHPEPDILLGVVGVFIAVQFIDNNFLVPLIVGSKVKINALVSIVGVLVGGALAGFSGMFLSIPAIAMMKVIFDRVDGLKPWGILLGDQTPEQANNTLFRLVKRRKPPKKEEE, encoded by the coding sequence TTGTCCGAATCGACCGAAACCCAATTCTACCAAAAATTCTCTCTTTCTCTCCTTGGAATAGGCCTTATTATGCTCGCCATTTATCTTGGGCAGGATATCATTGTGCCACTGGCACTCGCCGGGCTCATTGCTGTGCTGCTACGTCCCGTAGAAAGTTGGCTGATGCGCATCGGTGTTCCCAAAGTCGTTGCAATCAGTCTTGCTGTGATGCTGGCTGTTGTACTCGTGTCCGGCTTGGCTGTATTGCTCTCCATGCAGCTTTCCGAATTTTCCGACGAATGGCCGAAACTCAAAAGAAATGTCAATGAATTTTATCGAGATGCCCGGCGATGGATCCGCAGAGAATATAGCGTGAGTTATCGCCAGCAGGCCGAATACCTCAAAAACGCTCAGACCAAAACGCTTGAAAACTTCCAGGGCGCCGAAACCCTGGGTGTAGTGACAGGACCATTGGGAACATTAATCCTCATTCCGATTTACGCCTTTCTACTGCTATATTACCGCACCATGCTATTGCATTTCATGGTAGTTCTTTTCGCTGAAAAACATAAAGAAAAGGTCCTGGAAACACTCGGACAGATCAAGGCGATTATTCAGAGCTATATGGTCGGCCTGCTGCTGGAAACCACGACGGTTGCTATTCTCAATTCAGTAGGATTATTGATTTTGAATGTTCAGTACGCTGTACTTCTCGGCATTATGGCCGCCATTCTGAACCTGGTACCCTACATTGGCGGACTCGTGGCGACGGCGCTTGCGGTCATGGTCACATTCATCAGCCATCCCGAGCCGGACATATTGCTTGGGGTTGTGGGGGTTTTCATTGCCGTTCAATTTATTGATAACAACTTCCTTGTACCACTAATAGTCGGTTCCAAAGTAAAAATCAATGCACTGGTTTCTATCGTTGGCGTACTGGTGGGAGGTGCGTTGGCCGGTTTTTCCGGAATGTTCCTGTCAATTCCTGCCATTGCGATGATGAAAGTAATATTTGACCGCGTCGATGGCCTGAAACCCTGGGGTATCCTACTGGGTGATCAGACACCCGAACAAGCTAACAATACTTTGTTCAGACTGGTAAAACGCAGAAAACCTCCAAAAAAAGAGGAAGAATAA